The following are encoded together in the Streptomyces sp. NBC_01465 genome:
- a CDS encoding DUF4429 domain-containing protein encodes MGDVLAGNHATWEFEPDAVLIRFERGIRTPKLFQALGERRIPYEALESVSLAPGKRGTVVLHATVRQGADPLMEAASGQLKEACDPYRLVLPAERETLAEYYADELASVLTPEAKQPSDRFLVEPPQAPLHFKAYDGKATFDGSKVAFRWFWTGASSAKWKAGDQSFAVRELAGVEWRSPELFEGYLRLLPRDANGAQPAPADQDPSAVVFGLGYGPVHESLPFAAAVLGAARGAVGAAVPAVGAALRDPAAVADRIRHLGELHRAGLVTDEEFSAKKAELLAEL; translated from the coding sequence ATGGGTGATGTGCTGGCCGGAAATCATGCCACCTGGGAGTTCGAGCCGGACGCCGTGCTCATCCGTTTCGAACGGGGGATCCGCACGCCGAAGCTCTTCCAGGCGCTGGGCGAGCGGCGCATCCCGTACGAGGCGCTGGAGTCGGTGTCGCTCGCGCCGGGCAAGCGCGGGACGGTGGTGCTGCACGCGACGGTGCGGCAGGGCGCCGATCCGCTGATGGAAGCTGCTTCGGGCCAGCTCAAGGAGGCCTGCGACCCGTACCGGCTGGTGCTTCCGGCCGAGCGCGAGACGCTCGCCGAGTACTACGCGGACGAGCTCGCCTCCGTCCTCACACCCGAGGCGAAACAGCCCTCCGACCGGTTCCTGGTGGAGCCTCCGCAGGCCCCGCTGCACTTCAAGGCGTACGACGGCAAGGCGACCTTCGACGGCTCGAAGGTCGCCTTCCGGTGGTTCTGGACGGGCGCCTCGTCCGCCAAGTGGAAGGCGGGCGACCAGAGTTTCGCGGTCCGCGAGCTCGCCGGGGTCGAGTGGCGCTCCCCCGAACTCTTCGAGGGCTATCTGCGGCTGCTGCCGCGCGACGCGAACGGCGCGCAGCCGGCCCCCGCCGATCAGGACCCCTCGGCCGTCGTCTTCGGCCTCGGCTACGGCCCCGTGCACGAGTCGCTGCCCTTCGCCGCCGCCGTCCTGGGGGCCGCGCGCGGTGCGGTGGGCGCCGCGGTGCCCGCCGTGGGCGCGGCGCTGCGCGACCCCGCCGCCGTCGCGGACCGGATACGGCACCTCGGTGAGCTGCACCGGGCGGGGCTGGTGACGGACGAGGAGTTCAGCGCGAAGAAGGCCGAGCTGCTGGCCGAGCTGTAG
- a CDS encoding sensor histidine kinase: protein MTPSPTLRAIGHGITHPSHPPTPVFADSPKRWQRLLPYVVVLALALVLLPVTITVLTGSYGVPGALAGALAVAQSAPLLMLAHRPLQAWWIVLPADVAGALVLAARPGTDDAWPWPAPTIVGYLFLVLAISLREKRQTLIGVLLVTGAVCLGLALGFPDHNGGTNLLMFILSAVVLVIGGAVRERGEAQRRLAEVQTLSEAERAQRTLLEERARIARELHDVVAHHMSVITVQADSAPYRLTGLSAEAAEEFGSIASSARESLSEMRRLLVVLRNDGTEGERAPQPGIARAQQLVEATVRAGVPAELSLPADLGVLPPAVDLSAYRIVQEALANVVRHAPGAQTRVSVVSDGAYLMVVVVNGPSEAPSSPLEATGTGHGLVGMRERVRLTGGTLDTGPLPDGGFRVAARLPLDYSASEDVK from the coding sequence ATGACTCCCTCACCCACGCTGCGCGCCATCGGCCACGGGATCACGCACCCCTCGCATCCGCCGACGCCGGTCTTCGCCGACTCCCCCAAGCGCTGGCAGCGGTTGCTGCCGTACGTCGTCGTGCTCGCGCTCGCCCTCGTTCTCCTCCCGGTGACCATCACGGTCCTGACCGGTTCGTACGGTGTGCCGGGTGCGCTCGCCGGGGCCCTCGCCGTCGCCCAGTCCGCCCCGCTGCTGATGCTGGCGCACCGGCCGCTCCAGGCCTGGTGGATCGTGCTGCCCGCCGATGTCGCCGGAGCGCTGGTGCTCGCTGCCCGCCCCGGCACGGACGACGCCTGGCCCTGGCCCGCACCCACCATCGTCGGCTATCTCTTCCTGGTGCTCGCGATCTCGCTGCGCGAGAAGCGGCAGACCCTCATCGGGGTGCTGCTGGTCACGGGGGCGGTGTGTCTGGGCCTGGCGCTCGGCTTCCCCGACCACAACGGCGGCACCAACCTGCTGATGTTCATCCTGTCCGCGGTGGTGTTGGTCATCGGCGGCGCGGTCCGCGAGCGCGGCGAGGCCCAGCGGCGCCTCGCCGAGGTCCAGACGCTCAGCGAGGCCGAGCGGGCACAGCGGACGCTGCTCGAGGAGCGGGCCCGTATCGCACGGGAGCTGCACGACGTGGTCGCCCACCACATGTCGGTGATCACGGTCCAGGCCGACTCCGCCCCGTACCGGCTGACCGGGCTGTCGGCGGAGGCCGCCGAGGAGTTCGGGTCGATCGCGTCGAGCGCGCGCGAGTCGCTGTCGGAGATGCGGCGGCTGCTCGTCGTGCTGCGCAACGACGGTACGGAGGGCGAGCGGGCGCCGCAGCCGGGGATCGCGCGGGCGCAGCAGCTGGTCGAGGCGACGGTTCGGGCCGGGGTGCCGGCGGAGCTGTCGCTGCCGGCGGATCTGGGGGTTCTGCCGCCCGCCGTGGACCTCTCCGCGTACCGGATCGTGCAGGAGGCGCTGGCCAATGTGGTGCGGCATGCGCCGGGGGCTCAGACGCGGGTGTCGGTGGTCTCGGACGGTGCGTATCTGATGGTCGTGGTGGTCAACGGGCCTTCCGAGGCGCCGAGTTCGCCGCTGGAGGCGACCGGGACGGGACATGGACTGGTGGGCATGCGTGAACGCGTACGGTTGACCGGCGGAACCCTGGACACCGGTCCGCTGCCCGACGGCGGGTTCCGGGTCGCTGCCCGGCTGCCGCTCGACTATTCGGCCTCGGAGGACGTGAAGTGA
- a CDS encoding response regulator transcription factor → MTRAAPAPIRVIIVDDQAMVRAGFAALLAAQADIDVVGEAPDGRQGVAVARSTHPDVVLMDVRMPELDGLAAAREILDPPVGVVHRPKVLMLTTFDVDDYVYEALRAGASGFLLKDAPPADLIAAVRVVAAGDALLAPSVTRRLIADFAAQRPVVRRDPALRLNGLTPRETEVLELIAKGLSNQEIAGRLVLAEQTVKTHIGRVLGKLGLRDRAQMVIFAYESGLVAPGA, encoded by the coding sequence GTGACCAGAGCTGCCCCTGCCCCCATCCGCGTGATCATCGTGGACGACCAGGCGATGGTCCGGGCGGGCTTCGCCGCGCTGCTCGCCGCGCAGGCCGACATCGACGTGGTCGGCGAGGCGCCGGACGGGCGGCAGGGGGTGGCGGTCGCACGGTCCACGCATCCGGACGTGGTGCTCATGGACGTACGCATGCCGGAGTTGGACGGGCTTGCGGCTGCCAGGGAGATCCTGGACCCGCCGGTGGGGGTCGTGCACCGGCCGAAAGTGCTGATGCTGACGACTTTTGATGTGGACGACTACGTGTACGAGGCGCTGCGCGCGGGGGCGTCGGGCTTCCTGCTGAAGGACGCGCCGCCGGCGGATCTGATCGCGGCGGTACGGGTGGTGGCGGCCGGGGACGCACTGCTCGCGCCGTCGGTGACACGGCGGCTGATCGCGGACTTCGCGGCGCAGCGGCCGGTCGTACGGAGGGATCCGGCGCTGCGGCTGAACGGGCTGACGCCGAGGGAGACGGAGGTCCTGGAGCTGATCGCGAAGGGGCTTTCGAACCAGGAGATCGCGGGGCGATTGGTGCTGGCCGAGCAGACCGTGAAGACGCACATCGGGCGGGTGCTGGGGAAGCTGGGGCTTCGGGACCGGGCGCAGATGGTGATCTTCGCGTACGAGTCGGGGCTGGTCGCGCCGGGGGCTTAG
- a CDS encoding alpha/beta hydrolase, with translation MSRYHRTLFTAALITTVVAGTAGWASADSQHALTGPPPGTAAWLADDSLGRALPDPTDSTPAQVAHFFRTLTAEQQQQLAHRHPLTVGNLDGAPVPLRYEANHLALQQADPRYQDLAAPGHQILAFDPRGRGQVAEVYGDLTTAAHVSVLVPGADTDATHFSTTATMAKNLRTATDDNTAVIAWAGYTTPVGVGLDAATSDLAEAGAPRLTRLTEGLEATDIPEPVLFCHSYGSVVCGLAAHDTPYASDLVVSGSPGMHADTVEDLHTDARVWAAKDSTDWIDDVPNVEIAGLGHGEDPTSPAFGARTVPAHDAKGHTGYFTPGTDSLRTFAAIALGEI, from the coding sequence ATGAGCCGCTACCACCGCACCCTGTTCACCGCCGCGCTCATCACCACCGTCGTCGCCGGTACCGCCGGCTGGGCCTCCGCCGATTCCCAGCACGCCCTCACCGGGCCTCCACCCGGAACCGCCGCCTGGCTCGCCGACGATTCCCTCGGCCGAGCGCTTCCGGACCCCACCGACTCCACCCCCGCCCAAGTCGCCCATTTCTTCCGCACGTTGACGGCCGAGCAGCAGCAACAGCTCGCCCACCGCCACCCCCTCACCGTCGGCAACCTCGACGGCGCCCCCGTCCCCCTCCGCTACGAGGCCAACCACCTCGCCCTCCAGCAAGCCGACCCGCGCTACCAGGACCTCGCCGCCCCCGGCCACCAGATCCTCGCCTTCGACCCCCGCGGCCGCGGCCAGGTCGCCGAGGTCTACGGCGACCTCACCACCGCCGCCCACGTCTCCGTCCTCGTCCCCGGCGCGGACACCGACGCCACCCACTTCTCGACCACCGCCACCATGGCGAAGAACCTCCGTACCGCCACCGACGACAACACCGCCGTCATCGCCTGGGCCGGCTACACCACCCCCGTCGGCGTCGGCCTCGACGCCGCCACCTCCGACCTCGCCGAAGCCGGCGCACCCCGGCTGACCCGCCTCACCGAAGGCCTTGAGGCCACCGACATCCCCGAGCCCGTCCTCTTCTGCCACAGCTACGGCTCCGTCGTCTGCGGCCTCGCCGCCCACGACACCCCCTACGCCTCCGACCTCGTCGTCTCCGGCTCCCCCGGCATGCACGCCGACACCGTCGAAGACCTGCACACCGACGCCCGCGTCTGGGCCGCCAAGGACTCCACCGACTGGATCGACGACGTACCGAACGTCGAGATCGCGGGCCTCGGCCACGGCGAGGACCCCACCTCCCCCGCCTTCGGCGCCCGTACCGTCCCGGCGCACGACGCCAAGGGCCACACCGGCTACTTCACCCCGGGCACGGACTCCCTCCGTACCTTCGCCGCCATCGCGCTCGGGGAGATCTGA
- a CDS encoding acyltransferase family protein, producing the protein MKLKTKTSLVQKIEDRTPSHRDRAVDGLRALALLAVPVGHWLLGGFTLDSSGALHNASPLSAFGFFAPLSWVLQMLGIFFLVGGYASVLSFRRHTGTTTQWIKGRLARLGRPVLGVTAVCAAMFPVLYGLGVPATTLHTGATLVVQPLWFVGVYAAVTALTPYCIRAARTLGAWAAAPLLAVVAAVDFLRYGPFADAMPSWLSLINILPGWLFAYQLGVSWGEKKVSKRAGAVLLVAGTALFATLLTLFHYPASMVGVPGEIRTNSHPPSLLVLALVAAQSGAAILLRDKIAKVLKRPALWAPVVIVNLSAMTILCWHQLAMLAAAVPASSAGHVPGLTTTPDTLAWIFERIAWLPAFGVILAATARFTRVFESPWTRTTKTRRAVVGLLAAGFGVFALGLA; encoded by the coding sequence ATGAAGCTGAAGACGAAGACGAGCCTCGTCCAGAAGATCGAGGACCGCACCCCCTCCCACCGCGACCGCGCCGTCGACGGCCTCCGCGCCCTCGCCCTCCTCGCCGTCCCGGTCGGCCACTGGCTGCTCGGCGGCTTCACCCTCGACTCCTCCGGCGCGCTCCACAACGCCAGCCCGCTCTCCGCCTTCGGCTTCTTCGCGCCGCTGAGCTGGGTGCTGCAGATGCTCGGCATCTTCTTCCTGGTCGGCGGCTACGCATCCGTGCTGTCCTTCCGCCGCCACACCGGCACCACCACCCAGTGGATCAAGGGCCGGCTGGCCCGCCTCGGCCGCCCGGTCCTCGGCGTGACCGCCGTCTGCGCGGCGATGTTCCCTGTCCTGTACGGACTCGGGGTGCCCGCCACCACCCTGCACACCGGGGCGACCCTGGTCGTCCAACCCCTCTGGTTCGTGGGCGTGTACGCGGCCGTCACCGCCCTCACCCCGTACTGCATCCGCGCCGCCCGCACCCTCGGCGCCTGGGCCGCCGCACCGCTGCTCGCCGTGGTCGCCGCCGTCGACTTCCTCCGTTACGGGCCCTTCGCCGACGCGATGCCGTCCTGGCTGTCGCTGATCAACATCCTTCCGGGCTGGCTCTTCGCGTACCAACTCGGCGTCTCCTGGGGCGAGAAGAAGGTCTCCAAGCGGGCCGGGGCCGTCCTCCTCGTCGCCGGCACCGCGCTCTTCGCCACCCTCCTCACCCTGTTCCACTACCCGGCGTCGATGGTCGGCGTCCCCGGCGAGATCCGTACCAACTCCCATCCGCCGTCGCTGCTCGTACTCGCCCTGGTAGCCGCCCAGTCCGGTGCGGCGATCCTCCTCCGCGACAAGATCGCCAAGGTCCTGAAGCGGCCCGCCCTCTGGGCCCCGGTCGTCATCGTCAACCTCTCCGCGATGACGATCCTGTGCTGGCACCAGCTCGCGATGCTCGCCGCCGCGGTCCCGGCCTCCTCCGCCGGCCATGTCCCCGGCCTGACCACCACTCCCGACACCCTCGCCTGGATCTTCGAGCGGATCGCCTGGCTACCGGCCTTCGGCGTGATCCTCGCCGCGACCGCCCGCTTCACCCGCGTCTTCGAGTCCCCCTGGACCCGGACGACGAAAACCCGCCGGGCAGTCGTGGGACTGCTCGCGGCGGGCTTCGGGGTGTTCGCGCTGGGGCTGGCGTGA
- a CDS encoding aldo/keto reductase, producing the protein MSTEKIARVTLGTNGPEVGVQGFGAMGISEFYGETDDTTARDTLEATVEAGVTLIDTADIYGRGANEKFLAPFVAAHRDEITLATKFAIERTDDPAYRGVRNDPAYIRQAVEESLRRLNVDVIDLYYMHRRDPAIPFAESVGAMAELVQAGKVKHLGLSEVTGAELREAHAVHPIAALQSEWSLFSRDTEISAVGAAAELGVALVPYSPLGRGFLTGSFADADKDLKGSDFRKFQPRFTGDNAKTNAALLEPVHKIAAAHGATAAQVALAWVQQRAEVHGLVAVVPIPGTRKRSRLLENTGATRLTLSAEELALLEPIAGQVAGDRYPDMSNTAAARE; encoded by the coding sequence ATGAGCACGGAGAAGATCGCACGCGTCACGCTCGGCACGAACGGCCCCGAGGTCGGTGTCCAGGGCTTCGGCGCCATGGGCATCAGCGAGTTCTACGGGGAGACCGACGACACGACCGCCCGGGACACCCTGGAGGCCACGGTCGAGGCGGGCGTCACGCTGATCGACACCGCCGACATCTACGGTCGCGGGGCCAACGAGAAGTTCCTCGCGCCCTTCGTCGCCGCGCACCGCGACGAGATCACCCTGGCCACGAAGTTCGCCATCGAGCGCACCGACGACCCCGCGTACCGGGGTGTGCGCAACGACCCGGCGTACATCCGCCAGGCCGTGGAGGAGAGCCTGCGGCGGCTGAACGTCGACGTCATCGACCTCTACTACATGCACCGGCGCGACCCGGCGATCCCCTTCGCCGAGTCGGTCGGCGCGATGGCCGAGCTCGTACAGGCCGGCAAGGTCAAGCACCTCGGGCTGAGCGAGGTGACCGGCGCCGAACTGCGCGAGGCGCACGCGGTGCATCCGATCGCTGCCCTGCAGTCGGAGTGGTCGCTCTTCTCGCGCGACACGGAGATCAGCGCGGTCGGCGCGGCCGCCGAGCTGGGTGTCGCCCTCGTGCCGTACTCCCCGCTGGGTCGCGGCTTCCTCACGGGGTCGTTCGCGGACGCGGACAAGGACCTGAAGGGCAGCGACTTCCGCAAGTTCCAGCCGCGCTTCACCGGCGACAACGCGAAGACGAACGCGGCGCTCCTCGAGCCCGTCCACAAGATCGCGGCGGCTCATGGTGCGACGGCCGCGCAGGTTGCCCTCGCGTGGGTGCAGCAGCGCGCCGAGGTGCACGGCCTGGTGGCGGTCGTGCCGATCCCGGGGACGCGCAAGCGCAGCCGTCTCCTGGAGAACACCGGGGCGACCCGACTCACCCTCTCCGCCGAGGAGTTGGCGCTCTTGGAGCCGATCGCCGGACAGGTCGCGGGCGACCGCTACCCGGACATGTCGAACACGGCGGCGGCGCGCGAATAG
- a CDS encoding MerR family transcriptional regulator: MTVLETAPAAVSTKTDVCASAPDAHPRPAGQDKYTISEVVAWTGLTAHTLRWYERIGLMSDVDRSHTGQRRFNNRDLDWLAFVGKLRLTGMPVADMVRYAELVRAGEHTFEARQELLEQTRRDVRTRIAELQDTLAVLDFKIDFYASAHRAPERY, translated from the coding sequence ATGACCGTGCTGGAGACCGCACCCGCAGCCGTATCCACCAAGACGGACGTCTGTGCGTCCGCGCCGGACGCGCACCCCCGCCCCGCGGGCCAGGACAAGTACACGATCAGCGAGGTCGTCGCCTGGACCGGGCTGACCGCGCACACCCTGCGCTGGTACGAGCGGATCGGCCTGATGTCGGACGTCGACCGCTCCCACACCGGCCAGCGCCGCTTCAACAACCGCGACCTGGACTGGCTCGCCTTCGTCGGCAAGCTGCGGCTCACCGGGATGCCGGTCGCGGACATGGTCCGCTACGCCGAGCTCGTCCGGGCGGGCGAGCACACCTTCGAGGCACGGCAGGAGCTCCTGGAGCAGACCCGGCGGGACGTGCGCACGCGCATCGCCGAACTTCAGGACACGCTCGCCGTACTGGACTTCAAGATCGACTTCTATGCGAGCGCCCACCGGGCGCCGGAGAGGTACTGA
- a CDS encoding serine hydrolase domain-containing protein, which yields MESLAMIENWPVTTAAAAVVRADGTLAGDRGPTAHRFPLASVTKPLAAYAALVAYEEGAIEFDEPAGPEGATVRHLLAHTSGLAFDEPRVMAAPGERRVYSNAGFEALGDHIAKATEIPFADYLHQAVLEPLGMTATTLDGSPAKDGVSTVEDLVKFAAELQAPRLLDPRTVAEATSVAYPGLKGVLPGYGLQNPNDWGLGFEIRAAKSPHWTGSSSSPRTFGHFGQSGTFLWVDPDAGAACIALTDRAFGPWAVEVWPALTDSVLAELRRS from the coding sequence ATGGAGAGCCTGGCGATGATCGAGAACTGGCCCGTGACGACCGCCGCGGCCGCCGTCGTACGAGCGGACGGCACCCTCGCCGGTGACCGCGGCCCCACCGCGCACCGCTTCCCGCTGGCCTCGGTCACCAAGCCGCTCGCCGCGTATGCCGCGCTGGTGGCGTACGAGGAGGGCGCGATCGAGTTCGACGAGCCCGCCGGTCCCGAGGGCGCGACTGTACGCCACCTCCTCGCGCACACCAGCGGCCTCGCCTTCGACGAACCGCGCGTGATGGCAGCCCCCGGAGAGCGCCGCGTCTACTCCAACGCCGGCTTCGAGGCGCTCGGCGACCACATCGCCAAGGCCACCGAGATCCCCTTCGCCGACTACCTCCACCAGGCGGTCCTGGAGCCGCTGGGCATGACGGCGACGACGCTGGACGGCTCGCCCGCCAAGGACGGCGTCTCCACGGTCGAGGACCTCGTGAAGTTCGCGGCCGAGCTCCAGGCCCCTCGGCTGCTCGACCCGCGTACGGTCGCCGAGGCCACCTCGGTCGCCTACCCGGGCCTCAAGGGCGTCCTGCCGGGCTACGGACTGCAGAACCCCAACGACTGGGGCCTCGGCTTCGAGATCCGCGCCGCCAAGTCCCCGCACTGGACGGGCAGTTCGTCCTCGCCGCGCACCTTCGGCCACTTCGGGCAGTCGGGCACGTTCCTCTGGGTCGACCCCGACGCGGGGGCCGCGTGCATCGCGCTGACCGACCGCGCCTTCGGGCCGTGGGCGGTCGAGGTCTGGCCGGCCCTCACGGACTCGGTACTGGCGGAGCTCAGGCGGAGTTGA
- a CDS encoding pirin family protein: protein MISVRRSGDRFPGGDPAAGIESHHAFSFGTFYDPDNLRFGPVLACNEERLAPGAGFDEHPHSHTELITWVVEGELTHRDSAGHATVVRAGDVQRLSSAGGVRHEERNEGTVPLTFIQMWLAPLEPGGDPSYEIVHGIADSTPYAVLAAGALLYVRRLAAGERTAVPDAPGVYLHVVRGEVALGGEELGAGDSARITKAQGLDLVAAGPAEVLMWDLNSA, encoded by the coding sequence GTGATTTCAGTACGGCGCTCCGGCGACCGGTTCCCGGGCGGCGACCCGGCGGCCGGAATCGAGTCCCACCACGCCTTCTCCTTCGGCACCTTCTACGACCCCGACAACCTGCGCTTCGGCCCGGTCCTCGCCTGCAACGAGGAGCGGCTCGCGCCCGGCGCCGGCTTCGACGAGCATCCGCACAGCCACACCGAGCTCATCACCTGGGTCGTCGAGGGCGAGCTCACGCACCGCGACTCGGCCGGGCACGCGACGGTCGTACGGGCCGGGGACGTCCAGCGGCTCTCCTCGGCCGGCGGGGTCCGCCACGAGGAGCGCAACGAGGGCACGGTCCCGCTGACCTTCATCCAGATGTGGCTGGCCCCGCTGGAGCCGGGCGGCGACCCGTCGTACGAGATCGTGCACGGCATCGCGGACTCGACTCCGTACGCGGTGCTCGCGGCGGGCGCGCTTCTCTACGTACGGAGGCTGGCGGCCGGTGAGCGGACCGCGGTGCCGGATGCGCCGGGGGTGTATCTCCATGTCGTACGGGGTGAAGTCGCCCTCGGTGGCGAGGAGTTGGGGGCGGGCGACTCGGCCCGCATCACCAAGGCGCAGGGGCTCGACCTGGTGGCGGCCGGCCCCGCGGAGGTCCTGATGTGGGACCTCAACTCCGCCTGA
- a CDS encoding PucR family transcriptional regulator, with amino-acid sequence MPEPAANAPHPHAATLKRLEQSSGRLAAHAIARMDETLPWYRAMPPENRSWIGLVAQAGIAAFTEWFRHPETPQAISTDVFGTAPRELTRAITLRQTVEMVRTTIEVMESAIEEVAAPGDESILREALLVYAREIAFATAQVYAQAAEARGAWDARLESLVVNAVLSGEADEGAVSRAAALGWNSPEHVCVILGTAPNGDSELTVEAIRRAARHAKLQVLTGVLGDRLVVIAGGSDNPLQVAKALIGPYAAGPVVAGPVVPDLLAATKSAQAAAAGLKACSAWQDAPRPVLADDLLPERAIASDPAAREQLVEEIYRPLEEAGSALLETLSVYLEQASSLEGAARMLFVHPNTVRYRLRRVTDVTGWSPSDVRSAFTLRIALILGRLADGDSQL; translated from the coding sequence GTGCCCGAACCTGCAGCCAACGCCCCGCACCCGCATGCCGCGACCCTGAAGCGGCTGGAGCAGTCCTCCGGCCGACTCGCCGCCCATGCGATCGCCCGCATGGACGAGACGCTGCCCTGGTACCGGGCCATGCCCCCGGAGAACCGCTCCTGGATCGGACTGGTCGCCCAGGCGGGCATCGCCGCGTTCACCGAGTGGTTCAGGCACCCCGAGACCCCCCAGGCGATCTCCACCGACGTCTTCGGCACCGCGCCCCGCGAGCTGACCAGGGCGATCACTCTGCGCCAGACCGTCGAGATGGTGCGCACCACCATCGAGGTCATGGAGTCCGCGATCGAGGAGGTCGCCGCCCCCGGCGACGAGTCGATCCTCCGCGAGGCGCTGCTCGTGTACGCCCGCGAGATCGCCTTCGCGACCGCCCAGGTCTACGCCCAGGCCGCCGAGGCCCGCGGCGCCTGGGACGCCCGCCTGGAATCCCTCGTCGTGAACGCCGTCCTGTCGGGCGAGGCCGACGAGGGCGCCGTATCCCGCGCCGCAGCCCTCGGCTGGAACTCCCCCGAGCACGTCTGCGTCATCCTCGGCACCGCCCCCAACGGCGACAGCGAGCTCACCGTCGAGGCGATCCGCCGGGCCGCCCGGCACGCGAAACTGCAGGTCCTGACCGGTGTCCTCGGTGACCGTCTGGTCGTCATCGCGGGCGGCAGCGACAATCCGCTGCAGGTCGCGAAGGCCCTCATCGGCCCGTACGCGGCCGGTCCCGTGGTCGCCGGACCCGTCGTCCCCGACCTGCTCGCCGCCACGAAGTCGGCGCAGGCCGCGGCCGCCGGACTCAAGGCATGCTCGGCCTGGCAGGACGCCCCACGGCCCGTCCTCGCGGACGATCTGCTTCCGGAGCGCGCGATCGCCTCGGACCCGGCCGCGCGGGAGCAGTTGGTGGAGGAGATCTACAGACCGCTGGAGGAAGCGGGCTCCGCGCTCCTGGAGACGCTGAGCGTCTATCTGGAGCAGGCGAGCAGCCTCGAAGGCGCGGCCAGGATGCTCTTCGTCCACCCCAACACCGTGCGCTACCGGCTGCGACGTGTGACAGACGTCACCGGCTGGTCGCCCTCCGATGTCCGCTCGGCGTTCACGCTGCGCATCGCCCTGATCCTGGGGCGTCTGGCCGACGGAGATTCGCAGCTCTAG
- a CDS encoding ACP S-malonyltransferase → MLVLVAPGQGAQTPGFLTPWLDLPGAADRIAAWSDAIELDLAHYGTKADADAIRDTAVAQPLLVAAGLLSASALGDVTPGAVAGHSVGEITAAAFAGVLDDTAALKLVRRRGLAMAEAAAVTKTGMAALLGGDPESVLPHLEKLGLTAANVNGAGQIVAAGTAEQIEALVADKPEGTRRVVPLQVAGAFHTHHMAPAVAELGKAAQELTVSDPKLSYVSNKDGQAVATGAEVISRLVGQVANPVRWDLCMETFQKLGATALLEVCPGGTLTGLAKRALPGVKTLALKTPDDLDAARELIAEHAAA, encoded by the coding sequence GTGCTCGTACTCGTCGCTCCCGGCCAAGGCGCTCAGACGCCCGGCTTCCTGACTCCCTGGCTCGACCTCCCCGGCGCCGCCGACCGCATCGCCGCGTGGTCCGACGCCATCGAGCTCGACCTTGCCCACTACGGCACCAAGGCCGACGCGGACGCCATCCGCGACACCGCCGTCGCCCAGCCCCTGCTGGTCGCCGCCGGTCTCCTCTCGGCCTCCGCCCTCGGCGATGTCACCCCTGGCGCGGTCGCCGGCCACAGCGTCGGTGAGATCACCGCCGCCGCCTTCGCCGGCGTACTGGACGACACCGCCGCCCTGAAGCTGGTCCGCAGGCGCGGACTGGCCATGGCAGAGGCCGCCGCGGTCACGAAGACCGGCATGGCGGCGCTGCTGGGCGGCGACCCCGAGTCCGTACTCCCGCACCTGGAGAAGCTCGGGCTGACCGCCGCCAATGTGAACGGCGCGGGCCAGATCGTGGCCGCCGGGACCGCCGAGCAGATCGAGGCCCTGGTCGCCGACAAGCCCGAGGGCACCCGCCGGGTCGTTCCGCTGCAGGTCGCGGGCGCCTTCCACACGCACCACATGGCCCCGGCCGTGGCGGAGCTCGGCAAGGCGGCCCAGGAGCTCACGGTCTCCGACCCGAAGCTGAGTTACGTCTCCAACAAGGACGGCCAGGCGGTCGCCACCGGCGCCGAGGTCATCTCGCGCCTCGTCGGCCAGGTCGCCAACCCGGTCCGCTGGGACCTGTGCATGGAGACCTTCCAGAAGCTCGGCGCGACCGCGCTCCTCGAGGTCTGCCCGGGCGGCACCCTCACCGGCCTCGCCAAGCGCGCCCTGCCCGGTGTAAAGACCCTCGCGCTGAAGACCCCCGACGATCTGGACGCTGCTCGCGAGCTCATCGCCGAGCACGCGGCTGCCTAA